In one Acomys russatus chromosome 15, mAcoRus1.1, whole genome shotgun sequence genomic region, the following are encoded:
- the Otud7b gene encoding OTU domain-containing protein 7B: protein MTLDMDAVLSDFVRSTGAEPGLARDLLEGKNWDVSAALSDFEQLRQVHAGSLCPPLSGGSSCPKTPEKGGLDREPTRPSRPILQRQDDIIQEKRLSRGISHASSSIVSLARSHVSSNGGGGGSSEHPLEMPICAFQLPDLTVYKEDFRSFIERDLIEQSMLVALEQAGRLNWWVSVDSTCQRLLPLATTGDGNCLLHAASLGMWGFHDRDLVLRKALYALMEKGAEKEALRRRWRWQQTQQNKESGLVYSEDEWQREWKELMKLASSEPRMHLGTNGGSATGVEGSEEPVYESLEEFHVFVLAHVLKRPIVVVADTMLRDSGGEAFAPIPFGGIYLPLEVPASQCHRSPLVLAYDQAHFSALVSMEQKDSAKEQAVIPLTDSEHKLLPLHFAVDPGKGWEWGKDDNDNVQLASVTLSLEGKLHLLHSYMSVRWIPLSSDAQAPLAQPESPTASAGDEPRSTPESGESDKESVGSSCTGHEGGRRKDKKRADSVANKLGSFGKTLGSKLKKNMGGLMHSRGPKAAALGGGPETLEKKKKSSSLKSWKGGKEEAAAGDGPVAEKPSPESLGNGGSKYSQEVMQSLSIMRIAMQGEGKFIFVGTLKMGHRHQYQEEMIQRYLADAEERFLAEHKQEAERKITNGGLVSGPPPAKKPEPDGGEDQASDPPAESKAAAFSAAYPGGFTIPRPSGGGVHCQEPRRQLAGGPCVGGLPPYATFPRQYPPARPYPHQDSTPSLEPGKDGVHRGTLLPPQFRVADSYSNGYREPPEPDGWAGAPRGLPPTQTKCKQPNCSFYGHPETSNFCSCCYREELRRREREPGGEVLAHRF from the exons GAAAGAACTGGGATGTGAGTGCTGCCCTGAGTGATTTTGAACAGCTGCGCCAAGTCCATGCTGGGAGCCTGTGCCCACCCCTTAGTGGAGGGAGCAGTTGCCCTAAGACCCCTGAAAAAGGGGGTTTGGATAGAGAGCCCACTCGCCCTTCTCGACCCATCCTGCAGAGACAGGATGACATCATTCAAG AAAAACGCCTGTCTAGGGGCATCTCCCACGCCAGTTCCAGCATTGTTTCCCTGGCCCGATCCCATGTCTCCTccaatggtgggggtggggggagcagtgAGCACCCCCTGGAAATGCCCATCTGTGCCTTCCAGCTTCCAGATCTCACTGTGTACAAAGAAGACTTTCGCAGCTTCATAGAGAGAGACCTCATTGAGCAGTCCATGCTGGTTGCCTTGGAGCAGGCAG GGCGGCTAAACTGGTGGGTCAGTGTGGACTCCACCTGCCAGCGGCTGCTGCCTTTAGCAACCACTGGGGATGGGAACTGCCTCCTGCATGCAGCCTCTCTTG GGATGTGGGGTTTCCATGATAGAGACCTGGTGCTGAGGAAAGCTCTGTACGCGCTGATGGAGAAGGGCGCTGAGAAGGAAGCGCTGAGAAGGCGCTGGAGGTGGCAGCAGACACAGCAGAATAAAGAG TCAGGGCTGGTGTACAGCGAAGACGAGTGGCAGAGGGAGTGGAAGGAGCTGATGAAGCTGGCCTCAAGTGAGCCCAGAATGCATCTGGGTACCAACGGAGGCAGCGCGACTGG AGTGGAGGGGTCCGAGGAGCCGGTGTACGAGAGTCTGGAGGAGTTCCATGTCTTTGTCCTTGCTCATGTGCTCAAGAGGCCCATAGTGGTCGTGGCAGACACCATGCTGAGGGACTCTGGAGGGGAAG CGTTTGCCCCTATTCCGTTTGGAGGGATCTACCTCCCGTTGGAGGTCCCGGCCAGCCAGTGCCACCGGTCCCCTCTGGTGCTCGCCTACGACCAGGCCCACTTCTCTGCGCTCGTGTCAATGGAGCAGAAGGACAGCGCCAAGGAACAAG CTGTGATCCCGCTCACAGATTCAGAGCACAAGCTGCTGCCCCTGCACTTCGCTGTGGACCCAGGAAAGGGCTGGGAGTGGGGCaaagatgacaatgacaatgtcCAGTTGGCCAG TGTGACCCTGTCCCTGGAGGGGAAGCTCCATCTGCTGCACAGCTACATGAGCGTGAGGTGGATCCCACTGTCCTCTGATGCACAG GCGCCTCTGGCCCAGCCTGAGTCCCCCACAGCCTCAGCTGGAGACGAGCCCAGGTCCACTCCCGAGTCCGGGGAGTCAGACAAGGAGTCAGTTGGCAGCAGTTGTACCGGCCATGAGGGCGGCAGGCGGAAGGACAAGAAGAGAGCAGACTCTGTGGCTAACAAACTGGGTAGCTTTGGCAAAACCTTGGGCAGCAAGCTTAAGAAGAACATGGGGGGCCTGATGCACAGCAGGGGCCCCAAGGCCGCAGCGCTTGGGGGTGGCCCCGAGAcactggagaaaaagaagaagagcagCTCGCTGAAGAGCTGGAAGGGTGGCAAGGAGGAGGCGGCGGCCGGGGACGGGCCTGTGGCCGAGAAGCCCTCGCCTGAGTCCCTTGGCAATGGAGGGAGCAAGTATAGCCAGGAGGTGATGCAAAGCCTAAGCATCATGAGGATCGCAATGCAAGGAGAGggcaaatttatttttgttggaaCCCTGAAGATGGGCCACCGGCACCAGTACCAGGAGGAGATGATCCAGCGCTACCTTGCCGATGCTGAGGAGAGGTTCCTGGCAGAGCACAAGCAGGAGGCCGAGAGGAAGATCACGAATGGAGGGTTAGTTAGTGGGCCGCCTCCAGCCAAAAAGCCGGAGCCCGACGGTGGGGAGGACCAAGCCAGTGACCCCCCCGCAGAATCCAAGGCTGCCGCCTTCTCTGCTGCCTACCCTGGGGGCTTCACTATCCCTCGGCCTTCTGGGGGTGGGGTCCACTGCCAGGAGCCCAGGCGGCAGTTGGCAGGGGGTCCGTGTGTAGGGGGCCTTCCCCCCTATGCCACCTTTCCCAGACAGTACCCTCCTGCGCGACCCTACCCCCACCAGGACAGCACCCCATCTCTGGAGCCAGGCAAAGATGGGGTTCACAGGGGTACCCTGTTACCACCCCAGTTCCGTGTGGCTGATTCCTATAGCAATGGCTACAGAGAGCCCCCTGAGCCAGATGGATGGGCTGGCGCTCCCCGGGGACTTCCCCCAACCCAGACCAAATGCAAACAGCCGAACTGCAGCTTCTATGGACACCCCGAGACAAGCAacttctgctcctgctgttaCAGGGAAGAACTGAGGAGGCGGGAACGGGAGCCTGGCGGGGAAGTGCTGGCGCACCGGTTCTGA